The genomic region GATCATACCGGACTCTCTGGCTTGGGATGCGCTCGTGGTTAGGTGGAGTACTGCGTCAAACTGGAGGGTGCCCTGAGCATCCAGAACGACAGTCTTACAACCTGTACGGAAACCTGGGTCAATGGCGATGGTGCGCTTCTGGCCCAGAGGGGAGGCGAGGAGGAGTTCTCGAAGATTGTCAGCAAATACGCGTACCGCTTCAGCGTCTGCGTCTTTCTTGGTGCTCATACGGAACTCGGTCTCCAAGGAGAGAGAGAGCAGACGCTTGTAAGCATCTGTTAGTGCGAGCTCTAGTTGATCTGCAGCTACTCCTCTGGTGCCGCCAAAACGGGAGCGGAGGATTTCAATCGCTGAATCCTGATCTGCAGAAATACGCATGAAGAGGAATCCTTCTTTTTCACCCCGGCGCATCGCAAGGAGACGGTGAGATGGGACATCACGCAGGGATTCGCTCCAGTCGAAGTAATCTTTAAATTTCTGCGCAGCTGGGTCCTCCTGTTTGGACATCAGGACCTTGGAGGTGATGATGCCAGTGTCTTCGATCAAGGTGCGGAGTTCTGCACGGCACTCAGCATCATCAGCAATACGCTCCGCAATGATGTCTCTGGCACCGGCAAGCGCCTCTTCCGAGCTAGGTACGGCGACTTCCTTGTCATCGCTCTCGACGATAAACTTGGCGGCCTCTGTTTCTAGATCCGTGCTGCCGTTGTCGCGGTTGTCCCAGATGAAATCAGCTAGAGGCTCGAGTCCCTTGTCCTTGGCCATGGTGGCGCGTGTACGTCGTTTCGGTCTGAACGGGGCAAAGACGTCTTCCAGGCGGGTCATGGTATCCGCTTCTGCCACTTTCTTTTTCAGTTCGGGCGTGAGGAGTTTGCGTTCTTCCAGGCTTTTAACGATAGCTTGGCGGCGGCGTTCGAGTTCGCCGAGTTGCTGCATACGGTCCCTGATCGTCGTAATGGCGACCTCATCCATACTGCCAGTGGCTTCCTTTCGGTAACGGGCAATGAAGGGCACTGTAGCTCCTTCGGCAAGGAGCTTGGCTGTGGAGGCTACTTGGGCATCGCGGAGTTTGAGCTCAGCTGCGATGCGGCCAACAAAGTCGAGTGGATTAGGAGTATCGCTCATAGAAGTTGTGGCGGGAAGTGTCTCTATGGAGAGTCGCTGGGAAAGCGCAAAATGCGTCCCTGAAGCGAGATCTGGCCATGTTTTCCTTATTTTAAAAAACTTCCCACCTAAGCCATTCTAACGCGTCTGCCCATTCAGGGAATTTTAAAGAGATTAGTCCCCAGAGGCTGATAATTAAGACATCTTGATTATATCTCCGTATTAAACGTTAGGGGAAGGAACGCCTCTGCCTAGACGGTTTCGTAAGGCTTACGTTTGCCTGTGACGAGGCTTTCGTTGAGCCAGCTGAAGAGGGCGTCCACCTCGGAGGAATCGTTGCGGATGGCCTCGAGAGCATTCCAGTCGATGTGTGGTTTGGAATGGGCAGCTGCGATACGGGAGATTTCGAGTCTCTCCATGAGTGCCTCAGTTTCACGAGGGTGGGCATTAAGGATATGAGCTGGGCGAGGCAGGTCATCAATGGCGTATGGATTCAGGCCAAAGGAGGTGACTCCTACACCGAAGGCGGCATTGAGCTTGCGGTAGGCCTCAGTAAGAGCCTCGTCTTCGATAGGTGCGGCATAGATGAGTTCACCACCATTTGCCCAAACGGATGCGCTCAGCGCCTGGAAGAAGTCTTCTCTGAAGCTGTGATGGCTCGGGAAAATACGCAGTCTAGCAGCATGCAGGCGGAATGGGGGGAGGGAGAGGTTTTTCTTGAGTTGGAGGATGGCACTTTCGTCGTCATCTTCTCCGGCACCTTCCCAGTCTACCATGACCAGTTCTGGAAATTTCCAGAGATTGCCCATTGGTGCATCCTGTTGGAATGGCTCACGGAAAACAAAAGGGAAGCGTCCGTTCACCTCACACCAGCGATGCACGATGGCGCGGAATTTCTTCACGCGCATAAGAGCCTGGTCGACGGTGCTCTGATCACCACTCAAATCATCGAGGCGGCCTTGGGTCAGAGAGAGGAGTTCCTGGGCTCCAGATAGGGCTGGAACGGGAGCCGTGCGGCGGTAGTAGCCCTGACCTTTGTCTACCTTGGCAATCGAGGAGCCAGGGTCGCAGGACATGATAGAAAAGTGATAGCGCAGGGAGGCGTCCGAGTAATTTCCATTGAGCCTCATTCTGACCAGTCGGATCAATTCGGTCCCCTTGATGGCCTCTTTAGGATTAGCTGGGAGGATTTCTGGAAGGACTTCGTTAAGTTGTGTGCGGAGGCTCATGTGGTGCTTCGGTGTACGCGATTGACGACAATGAGTGCTGGAAAGTGTAAAATCTTCAAGCCTCAAGTGCGCGAGTTTTTTGAAAAAAGTGTCGGCAGTTTTGGCGAGTGACTGAGAATACAGTGCTTCGGCATGACGGCATCTCCGATTTTTTTTGAATAAAAAGAATTTGCTTGAGGTCTAAGTAAATATGAAGTGTTATTTTTCTAGCATGATAAGACAAGCAATGATCGCTCTGTGCGTGTGTGCAGGTGCTATGACAAGTGTGGTAAAGGCTGATGAAGCGGCCGAACGCATTCTGGCGACAGCACGCTACGTATCCACTCTTCAACATCAGGATCTGCATGGTCATATGACCAAGGATGGCAAGAAGATGCCGGTATCTCTATTCCTTCGTGGGGACGATATCCAGTTCCACTACAAGATCAAAGGTCAGCCTAACCGTTTCCACATGAGGCTGAAAGACGACATGTTTGATCTCTTTGAGATCAAGAATGGAAAGACGCTCAAATTTAATGATAACAAGATGGCGGAAACCATCAATGGAACTGACCTGACTTACGAGGACTTGTCCATGCGCTTCCTGTATTGGAAAGACGCCAAAGTCGAGGGGCAGGAGAGAGTCAATGGCCAGCCATGTTACAAGCTACGCCTGATCAACCCGAATAAGAATGTGGGTGACTACCAGATCGTTTATGTTTGGGTTCACAGCAAGCAGGGCGCTTTGATGAAAGTCGTTGGCTACAATGCTGCTGGTAAGCCGCTCAAGCAGTTCCAGGTCACGGATATCATGCGAGTAGGGAATGAATACACCCTGCGCCGCATGCGTGTGGAGAGCATCGATGCGGCTTCCAACAAGTTTACTGGTGTGACTTACCTAGAGTTCGATAAGCCCACCAAGGTGAGACAAGCAGAGGGTAAGCCGATGCGATAACCCTTCACCTCGCTTTATTCAAAGTAGCCACCTCAGTCATGGGGTGGCTTTTTTGTGTCTTCGAGGATCTATAATTAACGAGTTATGCAAGATAGTAAGCATTTCTTAAAGTGTTAGAATGCTTAAGGTGAGTCCATGTAATGCCTGAAATAAAGGGCTTTCCTGTATGTGTTAGTAGCTCTTTTTTAGCGATTTATTGACTTTTTGGCCAATTTGTTGGATAAGATCCCTGTGTGTTACATAGAGCTTTTAACTGCTTAACCCCCCGATGAACCCTGCCCCGTCATATCTTGAAATTTTCGATTGCGGACTGTTCTCTAAACGTTCGGTCAAGAGACGGATTTTTTCCCCCCAGATGACTGCTTGTATGCAGCCCTGCGGAAAGAGTCCGAAGGTGGTCGATGTCCGGCGATCGATACTCAAGTGAATTTCAACCAATTTTGATGTGAGGTAAATAGCTAGCCTCGGTCTGGGAGGGCCGGGGCTAGCGCTTTTTTACAGGCGACTACTTGTCCTGAATAGGATTCAGCCAATTGGTCTCAATCATCTTGTCGCCAAATTGGAGGGATCCGGTGAAGTTGGGTTTCTCCTCTGGAGAGCTAGGCGGGATATAGCTGTAGGATTTCCCGCTGTGCGGGATGGTTGGAAGCTTAGTCAGGTACTCTGGGCTGAGCTGGGAGAGGTCTTTTGGATATTCTCCGTTCTCGAGCTGATAGAGGCGAGTGGCTAGCGCCAGTCGGTGGCTTGAGAGCTTCATATCGGAATCCAAGCTGTTGTGGTAGTAATAGGAAAGACCAATGGTAACGATGGATATGGCTGTGCGGCTGAGGAGGCTGTAGTGACTGATCCTAGGGTCATTGATGTCGTCAATGGAGTCGAGATCTCCCGGTGCGATAAGCTTGGAGCTATTGGGGCGCAGGAAATGGTCGATCATGAAGCGCACATAGTCCGAGCGCAGGTTATGCATGATAAGCGGAGAGGCCTTACTGTAGCCCAGCGAGTCAAAACCTGAGCTTTCTTGGGGCTGGTCTTCGTTAAAATAAGCATCTTCCATCATGACCAGTACTGCAGGAATCTCGTCGCGGAACATCTCCCGGAAAGTCGGGTGCATGAGGTGTAGTGGGTGCTGCTTGAGGAGTTTTGCAATCACTTCAGCTTTCGCCTCTGGTGAAAAGGAATAGGCGGCTATGGTCCCTGTGATTTGTAAGTCAGTGGCAATAGAGACAGTATGGCCGATGAGGGTGAGTGAAGCATGCTGCTTGTCGAGCTTGTGGAAGTGAATCAAAGCCTCCAGATCACTAGAATTCCCAGAGTCGAGGACGAGACGCGCATATCCTCTAGCAGTAAGTCTATTGACAAGATTCATAGTGATGCGAGCCATGACGTATCCCTTGGAGTCTTTGAGATACTGGGATCCGTAGTCTGTAGACTTCATGACAGCACTTACAAATCTATCGAGCTCCTCGTTTGCTGGAGACATCGCGTCCAGAAGGCGCTGCGCGAGTTCTTTCTCTGTGAATTGCTCGTCTTCTGAAATTTGAAGAGCTTTGCGGATACTGCGCAAGTTCTCCGCATGGTCATGAGTGAGGCCAATCTCGCCGACATCAAGACCGGGAATGTCCACGAGTTTGTTGCGTGGCTCCTTGGTCGAATCAAAGAGCTCTTGGAGCCATGGATGGTCGTCAATGAGGGCGGTGCCTTCGCCTTTGTGTGAGTCGATATAGGTATTGAGGTCCAGCTCTACTCCCATTTCCTTGGCATAGGCTTGGGTATCCAGCCATTTCTGCTCGGCCAGTCTCCATTGTTTGTCCTGGTACCATTGATGGGCAAAGTAGGAGCCAACAGAGAGGATGAGAATCATAGTAAGGGCTGCGAACTTGAGTCCTGGTTTTCTGCTTGTTTTGCTGACTGATGGCGACGACATGGGCTGACCCTAGAAGCCACTTTGGGCAGTGTCAGTTATAAAGCTAGGAAGTTAATGGAATAGCTCCAGTAGAAGACTTCTAGACTGTCTCGGAAGCAATAGCTAGTCGGTTTTCGGTGTCCGTCGCCCACCGCTACACTCTAATCTTTTACTGGATGAAGCCAGTCAACCTCGATCCGTTTGCTACCGAATGTAAGAGAGCCTGTGAAGTTGGGTAGAGAGCTAGGTGAAGCCGGAGGGTGATAGCTGAAAGGTGTTCCGGTGTGAGGGATGGTGGGAAGCTTAGTCAGGTACTTTGGGGTGATCTGGGAGAGAGTCTTTGGATACTGGCCATTTTCAAGCTGATAGAGGCGAGAAGCTAGGGCGAGGCGTTTGAGGCCAAGCTGCATGTCTGACTTGAGATAGATATGGTAATGTTTATCCATACCATCCATGATGTCGGTTATCATCTGTCGACTGTGTGGTTTTAGGTTGCGGACTCTAGGGTCAAGGTCCCCGGCGATCGGTTCAAGATCGGATGGCTGTATATCTACTGCGGTCTCGTCTGGTTTGATAAGATAGTCGATGTAGAAGCGGATGAAATCAGAACGTATCTCAAGGAAGACGTGCTCAGGCATTGGGCTAGAATCTGGGTAAAGAGGGTTTCTCCCTTTTTTTACATCCTCGTGCATGTCAGCCCAGATGACAGATACGGCCGCAAGTTCACTGCGTATTATAAGCTTGAAATTTAGATGGTTCGGCTTGCTGGGCAAGATTGCAACTAATTGTTTTACCGTATTCGTTTTGGCCTGCGGCGAATAAGCGTAGGCATTTGCTGTAGACTCGGTCCTTAGCTTGATGGCGATGTTTACGGTGGTTTCTAAGAGGGAGCCTACACCGTGATTGCTATAGAGTTCCCTTAATTTACAGGCCGCTTGAAAATCACTACAATCATTGCCGCCTAGCATCAGCGTGCAATAAGCCTTGGTAAGTAGCAGGTCATGCATGAGTTTGACCCTGAAATGGTAGTTCACTGAGCCTTTCGCAGCCTTAAGAGATTCGGTGCCTAGGTCGCTAGACTCCATGATGGCTTGTTTTAGGCGGTCTAAATCCTGATTGCATGGAGTTAAGGCTTCTTGAAGTCTTTCAATCACTTCCCGGTCGCTTAGTTTTTCCTTGGTGGGAATGGTTAGTCTCTCTCTGATCAGGAGTATGTTTTTATTGTGATCCCGATCGAGAATGGGGACTCCGTTGGGTAAGGCCGGTAATTCAGTAAGCCCAGAAGACACATGGTCTGTGTTTGAAAAAACTTCCTTCAGCCAGGGGTGGCCATCAATAAGAGCAACGCCATTGCCTTTTTTTGAGTCGATGTAGGCATTGATATCGATCTCAACACCTTTTTCCCGAGCGTAGTCTTGAGCCACTTGCCATTTACCTTTTGTTTTATCCTGGCTACTGCTCAAATGCCACTGATAGCCGAGTGAGACAGGTGTGGAGAGGGCTAAAATACAAGTGAATGAGATAAGTAGATACTTTGGGGATCTAACTAAAGAAGTAGCAGGCATGTGTGATATAATAGGAAGCTACTTTATGGGTGTCAGTTATAAAGCAAAGCGTTTTGTAGAATGGCTTCTAGCCCTTCTTGGAAGGTCTGTCGACGATCTCTAGCAGAGGTGACTCGGCGATGTCAGATGGAGCGACTACTTTTTCGCTGAGTGGGAGGCGGTTGACGGAGCCGTAGCGCTGTTTGATGAGGGCTTGGACTTTTGGGTGACTGAGGTCGTAGTCACGGATCGTCTTGGGTTTACAGAGCTCGACGTTGGCACAGCTTTGAAAGACCTTCCAGACGAGTTCGGAGCAATAGAGGTGGTTGTCTGACCACAGGAATTGAGCGTCGTATTGCTTGCCAACTTGCTCTTTGGCCCAGAGGTGGGCTTTGCTGATGCTGCTTTGTGTCAGTGGAGAAGGGTCTTTCAGACGCATGACCTGATAGTTGCCTCGGTGGCTGCGCTTGAGGAAGTCCTTGAGGGCGGTCACGCGTACTGGCTGGACAGCTTCAAGGACCATGGGGGTACCTTGGTGGATGAATACGACACCAGTGTGGGTCCAATTGGACTTTGTGGCGAGTTTGACGACCTCCGCTTGCTGACCAGCTGTTTCCTGCAGGATAATGTCACCGTCTCTCCATTCGGCGATGGATGTGAGTGTGCTGAGGAACAGGGATATGAATAAAATGATCCAGTTTTTCATAGGGTGATTGAAGGCTAGGTGTCAGACTCGTCAGCTATGATAACTTGGTGTGAGCGTTTTGTCATGAATCTATTTGTTCTAATATGCCTATGAGTAATTCGGGAGATGAAATGGATTGGGTGATTGTGGATGGCATCGGGCCGTTTTTCCGCGGCTATGAGAAAAGGCGTATCAACTGGTCAAAAATTCCACTCGCAGAA from Rubritalea squalenifaciens DSM 18772 harbors:
- a CDS encoding outer membrane lipoprotein-sorting protein, whose amino-acid sequence is MIRQAMIALCVCAGAMTSVVKADEAAERILATARYVSTLQHQDLHGHMTKDGKKMPVSLFLRGDDIQFHYKIKGQPNRFHMRLKDDMFDLFEIKNGKTLKFNDNKMAETINGTDLTYEDLSMRFLYWKDAKVEGQERVNGQPCYKLRLINPNKNVGDYQIVYVWVHSKQGALMKVVGYNAAGKPLKQFQVTDIMRVGNEYTLRRMRVESIDAASNKFTGVTYLEFDKPTKVRQAEGKPMR
- a CDS encoding YiiX/YebB-like N1pC/P60 family cysteine hydrolase; protein product: MKNWIILFISLFLSTLTSIAEWRDGDIILQETAGQQAEVVKLATKSNWTHTGVVFIHQGTPMVLEAVQPVRVTALKDFLKRSHRGNYQVMRLKDPSPLTQSSISKAHLWAKEQVGKQYDAQFLWSDNHLYCSELVWKVFQSCANVELCKPKTIRDYDLSHPKVQALIKQRYGSVNRLPLSEKVVAPSDIAESPLLEIVDRPSKKG